One window of Phycisphaeraceae bacterium genomic DNA carries:
- the glmS gene encoding glutamine--fructose-6-phosphate transaminase (isomerizing) encodes MCGIVAYIGGKPAQSYLIEGLKRLEYRGYDSAGLAILEQGKLNVVKAVGRVANLEDKIEDAGGFRGTVGIAHTRWATHGGVTEINAHPHTDDRNGIALIHNGIIENYAALKTYLEEKGHKFQSQTDTEVLAMLIGELYAPQEGVDLEAAVQAALREVTGAYAIAVICEKEPDVLVVARKGSPLMVGVGAGEYVVASDASAIVSHTTQAFVLDDYNVVKITRQGFRTSTIHNVPVTSKIMQLELELQEIELGGFSHFMQKEIFEQPKAISNCIRGRLNIDEGRIHLGGVGGFSKELSKTARIVLTAQGTALHAAMIGEYLFEDLAKISSVAEYASEFRYRNPIVEENTLVIAVSQSGETADTFAALQEAKERGALAMGVVNVVGSSIARETDAGVYLRVGPEIGVASTKAFTGQVAVLSMLAMYMGRKRFMSADQCRDLMKDMQRVPGLIERICEQDARIKKITEKYIHRENWLFLGRGYNYPTALEGALKLKEISYIHAEGMPAAEMKHGPIALINDGMPAVFIANKGRQYEKVMSNIQEVRSRGGHVIAVATEGDKDITKYAEDVMYIPEIPECLSPMLAVVPLQLLAYHAAVLRGHDVDKPRNLAKSVTVE; translated from the coding sequence ATGTGCGGAATCGTCGCGTATATCGGTGGCAAACCGGCCCAGTCCTATTTGATCGAGGGCCTGAAGCGGCTCGAGTATCGCGGTTATGACTCCGCAGGACTGGCAATCCTCGAACAGGGCAAGCTGAATGTTGTCAAGGCGGTTGGACGCGTTGCCAATCTGGAAGACAAGATCGAGGACGCCGGCGGCTTTCGCGGCACAGTCGGGATTGCACACACCCGCTGGGCGACGCACGGCGGCGTGACCGAGATCAACGCTCACCCGCACACCGATGACCGGAACGGGATCGCGCTGATCCACAACGGCATCATCGAAAACTACGCGGCGCTCAAGACCTATCTCGAGGAAAAGGGTCACAAGTTCCAGAGCCAGACCGACACCGAAGTGCTCGCGATGCTGATCGGCGAGTTGTACGCGCCGCAAGAAGGTGTGGACCTCGAAGCCGCGGTGCAGGCGGCGCTCCGCGAGGTGACCGGCGCGTACGCGATCGCCGTGATCTGCGAAAAGGAGCCCGATGTTCTTGTGGTTGCGCGCAAGGGATCTCCCCTCATGGTTGGCGTGGGCGCCGGCGAATATGTCGTCGCGTCCGACGCTTCGGCGATCGTGAGCCACACGACGCAGGCGTTCGTGCTCGACGACTACAACGTCGTGAAGATCACTCGCCAGGGTTTCCGCACCAGCACGATCCACAATGTGCCGGTGACGAGCAAGATCATGCAGCTCGAGCTCGAGCTTCAGGAGATCGAGCTCGGCGGATTCAGCCACTTCATGCAGAAGGAAATCTTCGAGCAGCCCAAGGCGATCTCGAACTGCATCCGAGGGCGACTGAACATCGATGAGGGTCGGATTCACCTCGGCGGCGTGGGAGGATTCAGTAAGGAACTATCCAAAACCGCGCGAATCGTGCTGACGGCGCAGGGAACAGCGCTGCACGCCGCGATGATCGGCGAATACCTGTTCGAGGACCTCGCGAAAATCTCGTCGGTTGCGGAATACGCGAGCGAGTTCCGCTATCGCAATCCGATCGTGGAAGAGAACACGCTCGTCATCGCGGTGAGCCAATCGGGAGAGACGGCCGACACATTTGCGGCGTTGCAGGAAGCCAAGGAGCGCGGTGCGCTCGCGATGGGCGTGGTGAACGTGGTCGGCTCTTCGATCGCGCGCGAAACCGATGCGGGTGTTTACCTTCGGGTTGGCCCGGAAATCGGGGTCGCGAGCACGAAGGCGTTCACAGGTCAGGTCGCGGTGCTCTCGATGCTCGCGATGTACATGGGGCGAAAGCGCTTTATGAGCGCGGACCAGTGCCGCGATTTGATGAAGGACATGCAGCGCGTCCCCGGCCTGATCGAACGCATCTGCGAGCAGGACGCCCGGATCAAGAAGATCACCGAAAAGTACATTCATCGCGAAAACTGGCTGTTCCTCGGGCGCGGGTACAACTACCCGACCGCGCTCGAAGGCGCACTCAAGCTCAAGGAAATCTCGTACATCCACGCCGAGGGAATGCCCGCGGCGGAGATGAAGCACGGCCCGATCGCGCTGATTAACGACGGCATGCCTGCCGTGTTCATCGCGAACAAAGGCAGGCAGTACGAGAAGGTGATGAGCAACATCCAGGAAGTGCGAAGCCGCGGCGGGCACGTCATCGCGGTCGCCACCGAGGGAGACAAGGACATCACGAAATATGCCGAGGATGTCATGTACATCCCGGAGATTCCGGAATGCCTGAGCCCGATGCTGGCGGTCGTGCCGCTCCAGCTTCTCGCATATCACGCTGCCGTGCTGCGTGGGCATGACGTGGACAAGCCGCGCAACCTGGCCAAGAGCGTGACGGTGGAATGA
- a CDS encoding LptE family protein, with translation MLIAATLTLCGCSSDPTKGYSFHNTYDTETRTIQVPVFQNKTYYKGVESELSEAIIKEIQNKTPWIIDPSPAADTSLNGTITSVQLRRTATDPSGYVQELGYIITVDFEWVDNTTGKTIVGRRNFSGADTFVPTRGVSEKIEYGQTSAAQRMAKDIVSELRTQW, from the coding sequence ATGCTGATTGCCGCGACGCTCACGCTTTGCGGATGTTCCTCTGATCCGACCAAGGGCTACTCGTTTCACAACACCTACGACACGGAAACACGCACGATTCAAGTGCCGGTATTCCAGAACAAGACGTACTACAAGGGTGTCGAGTCGGAACTGAGCGAAGCGATCATCAAGGAGATCCAGAACAAAACGCCGTGGATCATCGATCCCTCGCCCGCGGCGGATACTTCGCTCAACGGGACGATCACCAGCGTGCAACTCCGGCGCACCGCGACCGACCCGAGCGGCTACGTGCAGGAGCTCGGCTACATCATCACGGTCGATTTTGAATGGGTGGACAATACCACCGGCAAGACGATTGTCGGCAGGCGGAACTTCAGCGGCGCCGATACGTTTGTGCCGACTCGTGGCGTCAGTGAGAAAATCGAATACGGACAGACTTCGGCGGCTCAGCGCATGGCGAAGGACATCGTTTCTGAACTCCGCACGCAATGGTGA
- the bamD gene encoding outer membrane protein assembly factor BamD, with translation MIDRTRLLESMAWALAIVCIASRAHAQNTLRLDADGNWVPADTTPDPSSDEGVMNRARKQLAENKPQGALALLDSWIKRNAAQDKPETAEALLRRGDAKLALKDEYEALYDYERVIKEYPGTPQFVTALERELEIGLMYLNGLRKKTWGLRIDNATRIGEELLIRVQERAPGSQLAQRAAIELANYYYRVRDLRMAAEAYDIFLANFPTSEYRELAMERRVFANIGRYKGPRYDASGLIEAQYLVRDFAARYPKSAEDIGMNDALIARLDESAADQMFETANWYMRRGDVVSARYTMKRLIQKHPDTVAADETRVIFKQKNWELPAARVKRSEDDADSAGAPETSSSSEGTLKIEGKKPINPDAAIRNDPPSPATPPAEPPAPVENPPQEQPK, from the coding sequence GTGATTGACCGGACTCGACTACTTGAATCGATGGCGTGGGCTTTGGCGATCGTTTGCATCGCGTCGCGCGCGCACGCCCAGAACACGCTCAGGCTTGATGCGGATGGGAATTGGGTCCCTGCGGACACGACTCCCGATCCTTCGAGCGACGAAGGCGTGATGAATCGGGCGCGGAAGCAGCTCGCGGAAAACAAGCCGCAGGGCGCGCTCGCGCTGCTGGACAGCTGGATCAAGCGCAACGCGGCGCAGGACAAGCCGGAAACGGCGGAAGCCCTCCTGCGCCGGGGCGATGCCAAATTGGCGCTCAAGGACGAGTACGAGGCGCTCTACGACTACGAGCGCGTGATCAAGGAATACCCGGGCACGCCCCAGTTTGTAACCGCGCTCGAACGGGAACTCGAGATCGGGCTCATGTATCTGAACGGGCTTCGCAAGAAGACGTGGGGATTGCGGATTGATAACGCGACTCGCATCGGCGAGGAACTGCTGATCCGCGTGCAGGAGCGCGCCCCCGGAAGCCAGCTGGCGCAACGCGCCGCGATCGAACTCGCGAACTATTACTACCGGGTGCGTGACCTCCGTATGGCGGCCGAGGCCTACGACATTTTTCTTGCGAACTTTCCGACCAGCGAGTATCGCGAACTGGCGATGGAACGGCGCGTGTTTGCGAACATCGGCCGCTACAAGGGACCGCGGTACGACGCCTCGGGGTTGATCGAAGCCCAGTATCTGGTGCGTGACTTTGCCGCTCGGTATCCCAAGTCGGCGGAAGACATCGGGATGAACGATGCGCTGATCGCGCGGCTGGACGAATCCGCGGCGGATCAGATGTTCGAGACCGCGAACTGGTATATGAGACGGGGTGATGTCGTTTCGGCCCGCTACACGATGAAGCGACTCATCCAGAAGCACCCGGACACGGTCGCGGCGGACGAAACGCGCGTGATCTTCAAGCAGAAGAACTGGGAACTGCCGGCGGCACGCGTCAAAAGGTCAGAGGACGATGCCGATTCGGCCGGCGCGCCCGAGACTTCTTCATCCTCCGAAGGCACGCTGAAGATCGAAGGGAAGAAGCCAATCAATCCCGATGCGGCGATCCGCAACGACCCTCCCAGTCCTGCGACACCTCCGGCGGAACCGCCGGCGCCTGTCGAGAATCCGCCCCAGGAGCAGCCCAAGTGA
- a CDS encoding PilZ domain-containing protein, giving the protein MGAHREADLLTMHPRKFGRVVCQFVGTSLGDVVDMSAGGMRVSAAAAAPVKVDDVVQLKLVGISEVVFVRCRVAWVKESAGKQGWTARLKRLVGGTRREIGLEFFELTPEARRVIGEIGAAAGKNETIRPDIERFREQAA; this is encoded by the coding sequence ATGGGCGCGCACCGGGAAGCCGATTTGCTGACCATGCATCCTCGAAAGTTTGGAAGGGTGGTCTGCCAATTCGTGGGCACGTCGCTGGGCGACGTCGTAGACATGTCTGCGGGAGGAATGCGGGTCTCGGCGGCGGCCGCAGCCCCGGTCAAGGTGGACGATGTGGTGCAATTGAAATTGGTCGGGATCTCTGAAGTCGTCTTTGTGCGCTGCCGGGTCGCGTGGGTCAAAGAGTCGGCCGGCAAGCAAGGTTGGACCGCGCGGCTCAAGCGGCTGGTAGGGGGGACGCGCCGCGAGATCGGCCTTGAATTCTTCGAGCTGACTCCTGAAGCGCGCAGGGTGATCGGAGAGATCGGTGCCGCGGCGGGCAAAAACGAAACCATCCGTCCCGACATCGAACGTTTCCGCGAACAGGCCGCATGA
- a CDS encoding spondin domain-containing protein — translation MKRFEHALVLFGIGTCLACGAQAGVVQVRVKVESLVGANGVAFSPFTVAFHDGSWDAFNNGAAASTGIQNIAETGDGSAYLAAFGAAYAPGVSGVVAATLGGFGPGIYLPGASGTFDFAVDTAANRYFSFGSMVVPSNDRFFGNDSATAVALFDGLGNFLNPIINLKGSDIWDAGTELDAPFGSAFIAGQSAGDHNAQGGVVGFHSDFSAYLNALTAAGYNFTNLPSAGDALARITFEIVPAPGVAGVFGFAGLAFLRRRRG, via the coding sequence ATGAAGCGCTTCGAACATGCTCTCGTGTTGTTCGGCATCGGCACTTGTCTTGCGTGCGGTGCTCAGGCCGGCGTTGTTCAGGTCCGCGTCAAGGTGGAAAGCCTTGTGGGCGCAAACGGCGTCGCGTTTTCGCCGTTTACAGTCGCATTTCACGATGGCAGTTGGGACGCATTCAACAATGGCGCCGCGGCGAGTACCGGGATCCAGAACATCGCCGAAACCGGCGACGGCTCTGCATATCTCGCCGCGTTCGGCGCGGCGTACGCGCCCGGAGTTTCGGGGGTCGTCGCGGCAACCCTCGGCGGGTTTGGTCCCGGGATTTACTTGCCCGGCGCGTCGGGCACATTCGACTTTGCCGTTGATACGGCCGCGAATCGTTACTTCAGCTTCGGTTCCATGGTGGTGCCGAGCAACGACAGGTTTTTCGGCAACGACTCCGCGACTGCGGTCGCGTTGTTCGATGGTCTCGGAAATTTTCTGAATCCGATCATCAACCTGAAAGGCAGCGATATCTGGGACGCAGGAACGGAACTCGATGCGCCGTTCGGGTCGGCGTTCATCGCCGGGCAGAGCGCCGGCGATCACAACGCGCAAGGAGGCGTTGTCGGATTCCACTCGGACTTCAGTGCTTATCTGAATGCGCTGACCGCGGCGGGATACAACTTCACCAATTTGCCGTCCGCGGGAGACGCGCTGGCTCGCATCACGTTTGAGATCGTTCCGGCTCCGGGAGTTGCGGGCGTCTTTGGATTCGCCGGATTGGCATTCTTGCGGCGTCGACGCGGCTGA
- a CDS encoding sigma-70 family RNA polymerase sigma factor has protein sequence MHSDDRQLLVGIARGRDDCARELWSRHGPGLTALARAIVGASAAGDVVQSALCRILEVSTWRLSRVEHVQAWLTTLVRREAANFLRAEKRRRVRDREPRVAVNEIAADAGGIWGAVDNLPRRFREVIVLKLIAGLSFEQLALSLGINPNTAAARYRSAIESLRESARVEDRVLSLRGTGHG, from the coding sequence GTGCATTCCGACGACCGCCAACTTCTGGTTGGAATTGCTCGCGGACGCGACGACTGCGCTCGCGAGCTTTGGTCGCGCCATGGCCCGGGGCTGACGGCGCTCGCGAGGGCGATCGTCGGTGCGAGTGCCGCCGGCGATGTCGTGCAGTCCGCGCTATGCCGGATTCTGGAGGTTTCGACGTGGCGGCTGAGTCGGGTCGAGCACGTGCAGGCCTGGCTGACGACGCTGGTGCGCCGCGAAGCCGCGAATTTCTTGCGCGCGGAGAAACGCCGCCGCGTGCGTGATCGGGAGCCGCGCGTGGCCGTCAATGAAATTGCTGCCGACGCCGGCGGGATCTGGGGTGCGGTGGACAATCTTCCCCGGCGGTTCCGCGAAGTCATTGTCCTGAAATTGATCGCGGGATTGTCATTCGAGCAATTGGCGCTGTCGCTCGGGATCAATCCGAATACGGCGGCGGCGCGATACCGTTCCGCGATCGAGTCGCTGCGAGAATCCGCCCGCGTCGAGGACCGTGTGTTGTCGCTGAGAGGTACCGGCCATGGATGA
- the ftsH gene encoding ATP-dependent zinc metalloprotease FtsH, producing the protein MRSADEPPRDGGRPKPNGPKRNGPPGPGLPGGQGQPQSRGLFTMVAVIALMVLLFMMFSAPNRAERITLQQFRMEYDEKRLTDVTLTDEGLKAKRKKDITGPEGYVMVPINSVNRELIAKEANEITKGDFQNNSASVWLTVLVFFGPLLFILVLGWWLISRGLRAAAGGGGMLGNFGKSRHRTLSKEMTGVTFADVAGIDEAKEEVTEIIEFLKNPKKFTKLGGRIPRGVLLVGEPGCGKTLLAKAIAGEADVPFFSISGSDFVEMFVGVGASRVRDLFKQAKDSAPCIIFLDEIDAVGRRRGGGFTTGGHDEREQTLNAILVEMDGFNTADGVIVIAATNRNDVLDPALTRPGRFDRQITVPLPDVKGRLEILRVHSKKVKMGPNVELERIARGTPMFSGADLAAIINEGAIAATMQNKDFIEHEDLEEARDKVKFGRAKKSRVREKDENKLVAYHEAGHAILQAILTDADPLHKVTIIPRGGAGGATFSLPEKDRMGYGIKWLNATMRVLCGGRIAEQKAMNDASSGASMDITQVTSLARTMIVEWGMSRKLGFVRYAGMDTREYFMPEKTYSEETAKDIDDEVRRMVDEAYADAQRLLEENWDKVVHVADALIKYETLSADDVHRLMRGEELAKPTVADLLRAEAARRKTDTPSAMPPETTSDLPPGAMPNPA; encoded by the coding sequence ATGAGATCGGCGGATGAGCCGCCGCGTGACGGGGGGCGACCGAAACCCAACGGTCCCAAGCGCAACGGCCCCCCCGGCCCGGGTCTGCCCGGTGGTCAAGGTCAGCCGCAATCGCGCGGCCTGTTCACTATGGTCGCGGTCATCGCGCTGATGGTGTTGCTGTTCATGATGTTCAGCGCGCCCAACCGGGCGGAGCGGATCACGCTGCAGCAGTTCAGGATGGAATACGACGAGAAGCGCCTGACCGATGTGACGCTGACGGACGAAGGGCTCAAGGCAAAGCGCAAGAAGGACATCACCGGCCCCGAGGGATACGTGATGGTCCCGATCAACTCGGTGAACCGGGAGTTGATTGCCAAGGAAGCGAACGAGATCACCAAGGGTGATTTCCAGAATAATTCGGCGAGCGTGTGGCTGACGGTGCTCGTGTTTTTCGGGCCGCTGCTTTTTATTCTTGTGCTTGGCTGGTGGCTGATCAGCCGGGGGCTGCGTGCCGCGGCGGGCGGCGGCGGAATGCTGGGCAACTTCGGCAAGAGCCGGCATCGAACTCTGAGCAAGGAGATGACGGGGGTGACCTTTGCCGACGTCGCCGGAATCGACGAGGCGAAGGAAGAAGTCACCGAGATCATCGAATTCCTCAAGAACCCTAAGAAGTTCACCAAGCTCGGCGGGCGCATCCCGCGCGGCGTATTGCTGGTCGGCGAGCCCGGCTGCGGCAAGACGCTCCTGGCAAAGGCCATCGCGGGTGAGGCGGACGTGCCGTTCTTTTCGATCAGCGGATCGGACTTCGTCGAGATGTTCGTGGGCGTGGGCGCGAGCCGCGTGCGCGACTTGTTCAAGCAGGCCAAGGACAGCGCTCCGTGCATTATCTTCCTCGACGAAATCGACGCGGTCGGTCGGCGGCGTGGCGGTGGATTCACCACCGGTGGTCACGACGAGCGCGAGCAAACGCTCAACGCCATTCTGGTTGAGATGGACGGGTTCAACACCGCCGATGGCGTGATCGTGATCGCCGCGACCAACCGGAACGACGTGCTCGATCCGGCGCTGACGCGTCCGGGTCGATTCGATCGCCAGATCACGGTGCCGCTCCCCGACGTGAAGGGCCGGCTTGAGATCCTGCGGGTTCACTCGAAAAAGGTCAAGATGGGCCCGAACGTCGAGCTCGAGCGGATCGCTCGCGGAACCCCGATGTTCAGCGGCGCCGATCTCGCCGCGATCATCAACGAAGGCGCGATCGCCGCGACCATGCAGAACAAGGACTTCATCGAACACGAGGACCTTGAAGAAGCTCGCGACAAAGTGAAATTTGGCCGTGCGAAGAAGAGCCGCGTGCGCGAGAAGGACGAGAACAAACTTGTCGCGTATCACGAGGCGGGGCACGCGATTCTGCAGGCGATCCTCACCGACGCCGATCCGTTGCACAAAGTGACGATCATCCCGCGCGGCGGCGCCGGCGGCGCGACATTCAGTCTTCCCGAGAAAGACCGGATGGGGTACGGCATCAAGTGGCTCAACGCCACGATGCGGGTGCTCTGCGGCGGGCGCATCGCCGAGCAGAAGGCAATGAACGATGCCTCGAGCGGCGCCTCCATGGACATCACGCAGGTGACAAGCCTTGCGCGGACCATGATCGTCGAGTGGGGCATGAGCCGCAAGCTCGGCTTCGTGCGCTACGCGGGCATGGACACGCGCGAGTATTTCATGCCCGAAAAAACGTACTCGGAAGAAACCGCGAAGGATATCGACGACGAGGTGCGCCGCATGGTTGACGAGGCGTACGCCGACGCGCAACGGCTTCTCGAAGAAAACTGGGACAAGGTTGTGCACGTCGCGGATGCGCTCATCAAGTACGAGACGCTGAGCGCGGACGATGTGCACCGTTTGATGCGGGGCGAAGAACTCGCCAAGCCGACCGTGGCCGACTTGCTTCGTGCCGAGGCGGCCCGCAGAAAAACCGATACGCCTTCGGCGATGCCGCCGGAGACGACATCCGACCTCCCCCCTGGCGCGATGCCGAATCCAGCATGA
- a CDS encoding sigma-70 family RNA polymerase sigma factor, with protein sequence MIEEKSYSVGRAGTGEGRVDSARAETELARAGERLAQHGDVLWRFVIARTRSHEMAEDVVQETFLAAMESETSFSGLSSERTWLLAIAAHKIADQFRERRKSAARGRALESEDEPAAGPGGGSLHGEFTARGKWARPPAKWAKSLDDPEESAELLAALRNCVGELPPTLAEAIWMRDLLDIPSQEVCKSMGVTPTNLWSRTHRARSLLRRCVERMLGLEKDGRR encoded by the coding sequence ATGATCGAGGAGAAGAGCTATTCGGTTGGGCGTGCCGGCACGGGAGAAGGTCGTGTCGATTCCGCGCGCGCTGAAACAGAATTGGCGCGTGCCGGAGAGCGGCTGGCGCAGCACGGTGATGTATTGTGGCGATTCGTGATTGCCCGGACGCGTTCGCACGAAATGGCTGAAGACGTCGTGCAGGAAACGTTTCTCGCGGCGATGGAATCGGAGACGAGCTTTTCGGGATTGTCTTCCGAGCGAACGTGGCTGCTCGCGATCGCAGCGCACAAAATCGCGGATCAATTCCGCGAGCGGAGAAAGAGCGCCGCGCGGGGAAGGGCCCTGGAAAGCGAAGATGAACCCGCTGCCGGACCGGGAGGAGGTTCGTTGCACGGCGAATTCACTGCCCGGGGAAAATGGGCCCGGCCGCCGGCGAAATGGGCCAAATCGCTCGATGATCCCGAGGAGTCGGCAGAATTGCTCGCAGCCTTGCGGAATTGTGTGGGAGAATTGCCGCCGACGCTGGCGGAGGCGATCTGGATGAGAGACTTACTCGATATTCCTTCGCAGGAGGTGTGCAAGTCGATGGGGGTCACGCCGACCAACTTGTGGTCGCGGACGCACCGGGCCCGCTCCCTCCTCCGGCGATGCGTCGAGAGAATGCTCGGGCTTGAGAAGGATGGTCGTCGGTGA
- a CDS encoding calcium/sodium antiporter: protein MLQNFLQFLGGLVLLIVGGRLLVSASVDTAKRLRVSPLVVGLTLVAWGTSAPELALNLVSAGKGRGNLALGNVVGANICNMALVLGLCALIRPLLVTERLVRVEILLNAAVLGFMAFLGLASGFQPWEAGLMLGVFGAYSMWTIMAALRQGDRKNAPKDPKGLAEDPARVPSPMSWVMIGTCFIGGLALLSFGGSLASDGASGIAIAMGIPSAVVGVTIVSIGTTLPEMMTGVLAVRKGQTDLAMGNAIGSCLFNAGAIFGIVGLLSPPVADGTLLIPLGYMGILAIALIPISRTFGRKVSRLEGGVLLASYAAFLTLSTVLVQHQK, encoded by the coding sequence TTGCTTCAGAACTTTCTTCAATTCCTCGGCGGGCTTGTGCTGCTGATCGTCGGCGGAAGGCTTCTTGTCTCGGCTTCGGTCGACACCGCCAAACGGTTGAGGGTGTCTCCTTTAGTTGTTGGATTGACGCTTGTGGCATGGGGGACGAGCGCTCCGGAACTGGCGCTGAACCTTGTGAGCGCGGGGAAAGGGCGCGGCAATCTTGCCCTCGGCAACGTGGTGGGGGCGAACATCTGCAATATGGCGCTGGTGCTGGGCTTGTGCGCGTTGATCCGGCCGCTTCTTGTCACCGAACGACTGGTGCGTGTTGAAATCTTGCTGAACGCGGCGGTGCTCGGTTTCATGGCGTTTCTTGGGTTAGCGAGCGGGTTTCAGCCGTGGGAAGCGGGGCTGATGCTCGGGGTCTTCGGCGCGTACAGCATGTGGACCATCATGGCGGCCTTACGCCAGGGTGATCGGAAGAACGCGCCGAAGGACCCCAAGGGCCTTGCGGAAGATCCGGCGCGCGTGCCCAGCCCGATGAGCTGGGTGATGATCGGAACGTGCTTCATCGGCGGGCTCGCGCTGCTCTCGTTCGGTGGTTCGCTGGCAAGCGACGGCGCTTCGGGAATCGCCATCGCGATGGGTATTCCCTCGGCGGTCGTCGGGGTGACGATCGTGTCAATCGGAACGACGCTTCCGGAGATGATGACCGGCGTTCTTGCCGTGCGCAAGGGGCAAACAGACCTCGCGATGGGCAATGCGATCGGCTCGTGTCTCTTTAACGCGGGAGCGATCTTCGGAATCGTGGGGCTGTTATCGCCGCCGGTGGCCGACGGTACGTTGCTCATTCCGCTCGGTTACATGGGAATACTGGCAATCGCGCTCATTCCGATCAGCCGCACTTTCGGGAGAAAAGTATCGAGGCTGGAGGGCGGAGTGCTGCTCGCGTCGTATGCGGCATTTCTCACTCTTTCGACGGTGCTTGTCCAGCACCAAAAATGA
- the acpP gene encoding acyl carrier protein, whose product MLVTDQEIEAKVIEIVAEQMGADKAKITRGTRFVDDLNADSLDTVELVMEFEDEFETEIPDEHAEKIKTVGEAIDFIKQARDAATK is encoded by the coding sequence ATGCTTGTGACCGACCAAGAGATCGAAGCAAAGGTCATCGAGATCGTCGCCGAGCAGATGGGCGCGGACAAGGCGAAGATCACTCGGGGCACCCGCTTCGTCGATGATCTGAACGCCGACAGCCTCGACACCGTCGAATTGGTGATGGAATTCGAGGACGAATTCGAAACCGAGATTCCGGATGAGCACGCCGAAAAGATCAAGACGGTCGGCGAGGCCATCGACTTCATCAAGCAGGCTCGTGACGCCGCGACGAAGTAA
- a CDS encoding DUF1444 family protein, translating into MPTMPREPEAFAEAVASMLRKLQPEYAIDLVGPRELLVNGRRLDLENLYRMVNHEPVRGTEIVEHYLDQLFAGDSMQLTSMSLDFARPRIMPRIQPVSIFRHLSREQVAHVPFVNNTVIVFVTDLPQMTVSITTEQLVRWKLSPDELEQISRENLEGYAPELEIQVVESKEGGKAAIMSQHDGYDAARLLLGGLHDRLAAQLGGDFYVATPARDMFVAISPGPDPFIKRLRTRVEHDYKRLPYPISPDFFYVTRDGVAGTVEDLPEAEAA; encoded by the coding sequence ATGCCGACCATGCCGCGTGAGCCCGAGGCCTTTGCCGAGGCCGTCGCTTCCATGCTCCGCAAACTTCAGCCTGAATACGCGATCGATCTCGTCGGTCCTCGTGAATTGCTCGTCAACGGGCGCCGCCTCGATCTCGAAAACCTCTACCGGATGGTCAATCACGAGCCGGTGCGAGGAACTGAGATCGTCGAGCACTATCTCGACCAGCTTTTCGCCGGCGACTCGATGCAGTTGACGAGCATGTCGCTGGACTTCGCTCGCCCGCGGATCATGCCGCGCATCCAGCCGGTTTCCATTTTCCGACACCTCTCCCGCGAGCAGGTCGCGCACGTTCCGTTCGTGAACAACACGGTCATCGTCTTCGTGACCGACCTGCCGCAGATGACCGTCAGTATCACAACCGAACAGCTCGTCCGCTGGAAGCTCTCGCCCGACGAACTCGAGCAGATCAGCCGCGAGAATCTCGAGGGCTACGCGCCAGAACTCGAAATCCAGGTTGTTGAATCGAAGGAAGGCGGCAAGGCGGCGATTATGAGCCAGCACGACGGGTACGACGCGGCACGCCTGCTCTTGGGCGGTTTGCACGATCGGCTCGCGGCACAACTCGGCGGCGATTTCTACGTCGCAACCCCCGCGCGCGACATGTTTGTCGCGATTTCGCCGGGCCCCGACCCGTTCATCAAGCGTCTGCGCACGCGGGTCGAGCACGATTACAAGCGCCTGCCCTATCCGATCAGCCCGGACTTCTTCTACGTAACGCGGGACGGCGTTGCAGGAACGGTCGAAGATCTGCCGGAAGCAGAAGCGGCGTAG